A stretch of Lathyrus oleraceus cultivar Zhongwan6 chromosome 6, CAAS_Psat_ZW6_1.0, whole genome shotgun sequence DNA encodes these proteins:
- the LOC127096791 gene encoding pumilio homolog 1, producing MVIDNHQKTMSDVAMRSLIRVYANYYYMNANLNPRFPPPLVSKEDWRFSQRRMNGEGRRLNGEGGENVNGERSVFSMQAGGVNGKMDGAEWGGDDGLIGLPALGLGSRQRSIADIFPVRDYAIF from the coding sequence ATGGTAATTGATAATCACCAGAAGACGATGTCTGATGTTGCGATGAGATCGCTGATTAGGGTTTACGCCAATTATTATTACATGAATGCGAATCTGAATCCGAGGTTTCCTCCGCCGTTAGTGTCGAAAGAAGATTGGCGGTTTTCGCAACGGCGGATGAATGGTGAAGGAAGGAGGTTGAATGGTGAAGGAGGTGAGAATGTGAATGGAGAAAGATCTGTTTTTTCTATGCAGGCTGGAGGGGTTAATGGGAAGATGGATGGTGCTGAATGGGGCGGCGACGATGGCTTGATTGGTTTGCCGGCGCTAGGGCTTGGAAGTAGGCAGAGGAGCATTGCTGATATATTTCCGGTGAGGGATTATGCAATTTTTTAA